From a single Aquarana catesbeiana isolate 2022-GZ linkage group LG09, ASM4218655v1, whole genome shotgun sequence genomic region:
- the KIF4A gene encoding LOW QUALITY PROTEIN: chromosome-associated kinesin KIF4A (The sequence of the model RefSeq protein was modified relative to this genomic sequence to represent the inferred CDS: inserted 3 bases in 3 codons; deleted 1 base in 1 codon; substituted 2 bases at 2 genomic stop codons), with amino-acid sequence MLLWCFLQNNIKSLESEVGALQKEKEELVLALHSAKKDANQAKLSERRRKRLQELEGQMNDLKKKLNEQSKLLKLRESTEKTVGKLNMRSRLGKAGERATSPIGGKGVTGPVQLGGNERYSKISSLSSCLSQAMKSQRVQLMRQMKEDSEKFRSFKQQKTKEVIQLKERXGDRKRQYDLLKLERDFQKQASVLRRKTEEAATSNKRLKEALHRQKEAMDRRKDAQNKGMEGAATRVKNWLANEVEVLVSTEEAXGHLNDLLEDRKILAADIAQLKQKKDAGERIPPKIRXRRTYTVAELEHLEEEESVTRQIESLETEMELRSAQIADLQQKLLDVANEEERVKRRWETITNLMEAKCALKYLMGELVSTKVQTSKLESNVKQSRAQYADLQKTLFEERKQMAEIDTEHQGQLMQMEQQHQEKILYLLGQLQQKQPVTXVDQEPXQDTEDRVTEREKQLLERLKFQDEEIEKMKELCDKNQQLLQENDLFKQKLALLQVASAKKMCTTSSEKLFMASPDSPFEFVPPKPKNLRRTTARAPAVILEDLLSESGDSDEDISDKNWVPAPNVKPPKKQTNGCACKGRCGNKMCRCRKSKQNCGEDCLCDVAKCRNRDNFTDDTYSEDPSRESDTTAGKMDFHGDVTSGSSFFTEPCVTPTKKVLREISDIGQMFSMKLQRKPSNTSVAEEPQEKPTLGLKKKKKALCNSNVSFFSGCSPIIEDE; translated from the exons ATGCTATTGTGGTGTTTTCTACAGAATAATATCAAAAGCCTGGAAAGTGAGGTGGGAGCATTGCAGAAGGAGAAGGAAGAACTGGTTCTGGCTCTTCACTCTGCCAAGAAAGACGCCAACCAAGCCAA gcTCAGCGAGCGTCGGAGAAAGAGATTGCAAGAGCTGGAAGGTCAGATGAACGACCTCAAGAAAAAGCTGAATGAGCAATCGAAGCTTCTGAAACTCAGAGAATCCACCGAGAAAACGGTCGGCAAACTCAACATGAGATCCAG ACTGGGCAAGGCCGGAGAACGTGCTACATCACCTATTGGTGGAAAAGGGGTCACCGGACCGGTGCAATTAGGTGGGAATGAGCGGTATTCAAAAATTTCAAGTTTGTCGTCTTGTCTTTCGCAGGCCATGAAATCGCAGCGGGTTCAGCTTATGAGGCAAATGAAGGAAGATTCCGAGAAATTCCGCTCTTTCAAGCAGCAA AAAACAAAGGAAGTTATTCAACTTAAAGAGCGGTAAGGA GACCGTAAACGTCAGTATGACCTACTGAAGTTGGAAAGGGATTTCCAGAAGCAAGCCAGCGTGCTGCGGAGGAAAACCGAAGAG gcagcgaCCTCTAATAAGCGTTTGAAGGAAGCCCTGCATAGGCAGAAGGAAGCCATGGATAGGCGCAAAGATGCCCAGAATAAAGGCATGGAGGGGGCAGCCACTAGAGTGAAG AACTGGCTAGCCAATGAGGTGGAGGTTCTTGTGAGCACAGAGGAAG CAGGGCATCTAAATGATCTGCTTGAAGACAGAAAGATCCTGGCTGCAGATATTGCCCAGTTGAAGCAGAAGAAGGACGCAGGAGAACGCATTCCTCCGAAGATTCGGTGA AGAAGAACCTACACGGTGGCAGAACTGGAGCATCTGGAGGAAGAGGAGTCTGTCACCAGGCAGATCGAGAGCCTAGAGACTGAAATGGAGCTCCG GAGCGCTCAAATAGCCGACTTACAGCAAAAGCTCCTGGATGTTGCCAATGAGGAAGAACGGGTGAAACGAAGATGGGAAACCATCACCAATCTCATGGAAGCCAAATGTGCACTGAAATATTTAATGGGAGAG TTGGTCTCTACCAAAGTTCAGACAAGTAAGCTGGAAAGCAACGTGAAGCAGAGCCGGGCCCAATACGCCGATCTCCAGAAAACGCTCTTTGAAGAAAGGAAGCAGATGGCGGAAATAGACACAGAACATCAGGGCCAGCTGATGCAAATGGAGCAACAACATCAGGAGAAG ATTCTTTATCTGCTGGGTCAGCTGCAGCAAAAACAGCCAGTCA CCGTGGATCAGGAGC CTCAGGACACGGAGGACAGAGTGACTGAAAGGGAGAAGCAGCTGCTGGAGAGGCTGAAGTTCCAG gaTGAAGAAATCGAAAAAATGAAAGAACTCTGCGATAAAAACCAGCAACTTCTTCAAGAAAACGATTTGTTTAAACAA AAACTGGCGCTACTTCAAGTTGCAAgcgcaaaaaaaatgtgcactacATCGAGTGAAAAGCTATTCATGGCCTCGCCAGATTCTCCCTTCGAATTCGTCCCTCCAAAG CCCAAAAATCTTAGGAGAACTACGGCCAGAGCTCCCGCTGTAATCCTGGAGGACTTGTTATCCGAATCTGGAGATTCCGACGAAGACATAAGCGACAAGAACTGGGTACCGGCTCCGAATGTTAAACCGCCCAAGAAGCAGACCAATGGG TGCGCTTGTAAAGGCCGTTGTGGTAATAAAATGTGCCGCTGTAGGAAGAGTAAACAAAACTGCGGCGAAGATTGCTTGTGTGACGTAGCCAAGTGCCGCAACAGAGACAACTTTACG GATGACACCTATAGTGAGGATCCATCTCGGGAGTCTGATACTACTGCTGGCAAAATGGATTTCCATGGAGATGTCACTTCTGGAAGCTCATTCTTCACAGAACCCTGTGTAACGCCCACGAAAAAG GTTCTGCGGGAAATAAGCGACATCGGACAGATGTTCTCTATGAAGCTTCAGCGCAAACCGTCCAACACTTCCGTAGCGGAGGAACCTCAGGAAAAGCCGACTTTAGgcctgaagaagaagaagaaagcttTGTGTAACAGCAACGTCAGCTTCTTCTCCGGCTGCTCCCCGATTATCGAGGATGAATAG